The proteins below come from a single Miscanthus floridulus cultivar M001 chromosome 1, ASM1932011v1, whole genome shotgun sequence genomic window:
- the LOC136486048 gene encoding remorin-like isoform X2, translating into MAEEAKNTGAEAVPTKDIAEEKTAAPAPEVTLVMVENAETPAATATGGSRDRDAFLTRVVTAKRTSFIGAWEESEKAKAENRAARRLASVTSWENSKVAEMEAELKKIHLEMKKAAQAEKLKNSAAAFHRAAEEKRAAAVARRGEEVLAAEEAAARYRARGQAPTRLFSLGLFGRG; encoded by the exons ATGGCCGAGGAGGCCAAGAACACAGGGGCGGAAGCGGTACCGACCAAGGACATCGCCGAGGAGAAGAcggccgcgccggcgccggaggTGACCCTCGTCATGGTGGAGA ATGCGGAGACGCCTGCAGCTACAGCCACAGGTGGCTCACGCGACAGAG ACGCGTTTCTCACCCGGGTCGTGACCGCGAAGAGGACGTCGTTCATCGGGGCCTGGGAGGAGAGCGAGAAGGCCAAAGCCGAGAACAG GGCGGCCAGGAGGCTGGCGAGCGTCACCTCCTGGGAGAACTCCAAGGTCGCGGAGATGGAGGCCGAGCTCAAGAAGATCCAC CTGGAGATGAAGAAGGCTGCGCAAGCGGAGAAGCTGAAGAACAGTGCGGCGGCGTTTCACAGGGCCGCCGAGGAGAAGCGCGCGGCTGCCGTGGCGCGACGCGGCGAGGAGGTCCTCGCCGCGGAGGAGGCGGCCGCCAGGTACCGCGCCAGGGGGCAGGCGCCCACCAGGCTCTTCAGCCTCGGGCTCTTCGGCAGGGGGTAG
- the LOC136486048 gene encoding remorin-like isoform X1: MAEEAKNTGAEAVPTKDIAEEKTAAPAPEVTLVMVENAETPAATATGGSRDRDAFLTRVVTAKRTSFIGAWEESEKAKAENRAARRLASVTSWENSKVAEMEAELKKIHEQLEMKKAAQAEKLKNSAAAFHRAAEEKRAAAVARRGEEVLAAEEAAARYRARGQAPTRLFSLGLFGRG; this comes from the exons ATGGCCGAGGAGGCCAAGAACACAGGGGCGGAAGCGGTACCGACCAAGGACATCGCCGAGGAGAAGAcggccgcgccggcgccggaggTGACCCTCGTCATGGTGGAGA ATGCGGAGACGCCTGCAGCTACAGCCACAGGTGGCTCACGCGACAGAG ACGCGTTTCTCACCCGGGTCGTGACCGCGAAGAGGACGTCGTTCATCGGGGCCTGGGAGGAGAGCGAGAAGGCCAAAGCCGAGAACAG GGCGGCCAGGAGGCTGGCGAGCGTCACCTCCTGGGAGAACTCCAAGGTCGCGGAGATGGAGGCCGAGCTCAAGAAGATCCAC GAGCAGCTGGAGATGAAGAAGGCTGCGCAAGCGGAGAAGCTGAAGAACAGTGCGGCGGCGTTTCACAGGGCCGCCGAGGAGAAGCGCGCGGCTGCCGTGGCGCGACGCGGCGAGGAGGTCCTCGCCGCGGAGGAGGCGGCCGCCAGGTACCGCGCCAGGGGGCAGGCGCCCACCAGGCTCTTCAGCCTCGGGCTCTTCGGCAGGGGGTAG
- the LOC136486072 gene encoding probable ascorbate-specific transmembrane electron transporter 1 — translation MAVPALAKVARLLAASAAVLVLLWCVYFRGGLSLGSPTNKGLIFNVHPVLMLIGFIILGSEAIMGYKIWPWSHDANKMVHMLLHAVALFLGSVGIYAAFKFHNESGIDNLYSLHSWVGLGTICLYGIQWLLGVTTFFFPGASPTVRRRMLPWHIRAGLVVYILALLAAELGFLEKLTFLQAAGLGRYSSEALLVNFTALLILLLGASVVLYVTAPTHNDHTQGYSAVHKP, via the exons ATGGCCGTGCCGGCGCTCGCGAAGGTGGCGCGCTTGCTCGCGGCCTCCGCGGCGGTGCTCGTGCTGCTGTGGTGTGTCTATTTTCGCGGTGGGCTCTCGCTCGGCTCCCCCACTAACAAGGGCCTCATCTTCAAC GTGCATCCTGTGCTTATGCTAATAGGATTCATCATCCTAGGGAGCGAAG CCATAATGGGCTACAAAATATGGCCATGGAGTCATGATGCAAACAAGATGGTTCACATGCTTCTTCATGCTGTTGCACTCTTCCTGGGTTCTGTTGGGATATATGCTGCCTTCAAGTTCCACAATGAAAGTGGAATTGATAATCTCTACAGCTTGCATTCGTGGGTTGGACTTGGAACTATCTGCCTGTACGGTATACAG TGGCTACTTGGTGTTACAACCTTCTTCTTCCCTGGTGCTTCGCCAACAGTCCGGCGCAGAATGCTCCCATGGCACATTCGCGCTGGGCTTGTTGTCTACATACTGGCACTGCTTGCTGCAGAGCTGGGTTTCCTGGAGAAGCTCACCTTCCTTCAGGCTGCCGGCCTTGGCAGGTACAGCTCGGAAGCTCTGCTGGTGAACTTCACAGCTCTTCTGATCCTACTGCTCGGCGCTTCTGTTGTTCTGTATGTCACCGCTCCAACGCACAACGACCACACGCAGGGGTATTCAGCAGTGCACAAGCCCTGA